The Shewanella zhangzhouensis genome has a window encoding:
- a CDS encoding AGE family epimerase/isomerase, with protein sequence MNFFSQTFLLEHCQSILDFYTDRVVDPSGGYHQNFLDDGSLFDTHFKQLVSSTRILVNYATAGILFARQDYLDIAKHGLEYLEQVHWQASSQTYAWTLDNHKPLDMTQQAYGYAFVLLAYAAARKAGLVENDSKLQQVYDLLEQRFWQAEYGLYADEISPEGVLSPYRGQNANMHLCEAMLAAFEATGKSQYLERATLLAQNIAVRQASLTDDLVWEHYTPEFKPDWDYNRDDPKNLYRPWGFQPGHQTEWAKLLLILNRHAPQAWQIERASSLFDRAYQQAWDSQDGGLVYGFDPEGNWCDDDKYFWVQAESFAAAAMLHQVTGEDKYLTQYDALWQYSWAHMVDHEYGAWFRVLKKDNSKYSNQKSAAGAKCDYHTLGACFEVLRVLGHPALK encoded by the coding sequence ATGAACTTTTTCTCCCAGACGTTTCTTCTCGAGCATTGCCAGAGCATTTTGGATTTCTACACCGACCGGGTAGTGGACCCCAGCGGCGGCTATCACCAGAACTTTCTGGATGACGGCAGCCTGTTCGATACCCACTTCAAGCAGCTGGTGAGCAGCACCCGTATTCTGGTGAACTATGCCACCGCCGGTATCCTGTTTGCCCGTCAGGATTATCTGGATATCGCCAAACATGGCCTGGAGTATCTGGAGCAGGTGCACTGGCAGGCATCCAGCCAGACCTACGCCTGGACACTGGATAATCACAAGCCGCTGGACATGACCCAGCAGGCCTATGGATATGCCTTTGTGCTGCTGGCCTATGCCGCGGCCCGCAAGGCAGGGCTGGTTGAGAACGACAGCAAGCTGCAGCAGGTATACGACTTGCTGGAACAGCGTTTCTGGCAGGCCGAATATGGCCTTTATGCCGATGAAATCAGCCCAGAGGGCGTGCTCAGTCCATACCGTGGCCAGAATGCCAATATGCACCTGTGTGAAGCCATGCTGGCGGCCTTTGAAGCCACGGGCAAGAGCCAATATCTGGAGCGTGCTACCCTGCTGGCACAGAATATTGCCGTGCGTCAGGCGTCACTGACTGATGATCTGGTGTGGGAGCACTACACCCCCGAGTTCAAACCGGACTGGGATTACAACAGGGACGACCCCAAGAATCTCTATCGCCCCTGGGGCTTTCAGCCCGGGCATCAGACCGAATGGGCCAAATTGCTGCTGATCCTCAATCGCCATGCACCTCAGGCCTGGCAGATTGAACGCGCATCCTCTTTGTTTGACCGCGCCTATCAGCAAGCCTGGGACAGTCAGGATGGTGGCCTGGTTTACGGGTTTGATCCCGAAGGCAACTGGTGTGACGATGACAAATACTTTTGGGTACAGGCCGAAAGCTTTGCCGCTGCCGCCATGCTGCATCAGGTGACCGGCGAAGATAAGTACCTGACCCAATACGATGCCCTGTGGCAGTACAGCTGGGCCCACATGGTGGACCATGAGTACGGTGCCTGGTTCCGGGTACTGAAAAAGGACAACAGCAAGTATTCCAATCAGAAAAGCGCCGCCGGAGCCAAGTGTGACTACCACACCCTGGGCGCCTGCTTCGAAGTCCTGCGCGTGCTCGGCCACCCGGCACTGAAATAA